The Cohnella abietis genome has a segment encoding these proteins:
- a CDS encoding GNAT family N-acetyltransferase, which yields MVSFRIATAEDLPIIVQMLADDEIGRTRERDETPLPESYLRAFASIEADPNNELIVACLGEKIVGVQQITFTPYITYQGGWRATIEGVRTAASDRGEGIGTKLIQWAIKRAKERGCHIIQLTTDKKREDALRFYERLGFKVTHEGLKMNL from the coding sequence ATGGTAAGCTTTAGAATTGCAACAGCGGAGGACTTACCTATAATTGTGCAAATGCTTGCGGATGATGAAATAGGTAGGACAAGAGAACGTGATGAGACTCCCCTTCCAGAAAGCTATCTTAGAGCATTTGCATCAATTGAGGCAGATCCGAATAATGAGTTGATTGTTGCATGCCTTGGTGAAAAAATTGTAGGTGTTCAACAGATTACTTTTACTCCGTATATTACATATCAGGGTGGTTGGCGGGCTACTATTGAAGGGGTTCGTACGGCAGCTTCAGATAGGGGAGAAGGTATAGGTACTAAGTTAATTCAATGGGCAATTAAGCGTGCCAAAGAACGTGGCTGTCACATAATTCAGCTAACGACTGATAAAAAGAGAGAAGATGCTTTACGTTTCTATGAGCGTCTAGGGTTTAAAGTGACACATGAGGGTTTAAAAATGAATCTATAG
- a CDS encoding MFS transporter, protein MSNRFAIYLLALGAFVIGTAEFVVSGVLEIISQDLKVSISVAGQLVTLYALSYAFGALVLVMLTARFDRKKVLLYSMLVFVAGNIIAFFSINFSMLMLSRIVLAMSGGLFFFVATHYDAQLAHPAKRGSAIATVITGFTVSLVLGVPIGTLTAAYMDWRYIYLIIAVVTLINVMLLNKFIPKLAGSKPISLKHQLLLIKDKKVISGLLTTVFWILGYTMIFAYIAPLLSNIAGFSIEEISTALLILGVFAFIGSRVGGYAVDKWGPVRTISISLIVHSTALFVLTVTAASPIGVLLTIMVWGIAAWATTPANQFYLMSLKPQSSEVVLSYNTALMNIGMTLGAGLGGVFIKYISVQNLGWIGGSMVLLALVIASFSFKLTPKRRIT, encoded by the coding sequence ATGAGTAATCGGTTTGCAATTTATTTATTAGCTTTAGGTGCATTTGTGATAGGAACAGCAGAATTTGTTGTTTCAGGTGTTTTGGAAATTATTTCACAAGATTTGAAGGTTTCTATTTCAGTGGCTGGACAACTAGTAACCTTATATGCCTTATCGTATGCATTTGGTGCACTCGTACTGGTAATGTTAACAGCAAGGTTTGATAGGAAAAAAGTGTTGTTGTATTCTATGCTCGTTTTTGTCGCGGGGAATATCATTGCATTCTTCAGCATTAATTTTAGTATGCTAATGCTTTCGAGAATTGTATTGGCAATGAGTGGGGGCTTGTTTTTTTTTGTCGCAACTCATTATGATGCTCAACTTGCTCACCCTGCTAAACGAGGCAGTGCTATCGCGACAGTCATTACTGGATTTACAGTTTCTTTAGTACTGGGTGTACCGATAGGAACACTAACTGCTGCATATATGGATTGGCGATATATCTATCTTATTATTGCTGTTGTTACACTTATCAATGTAATGCTACTTAATAAATTTATTCCGAAACTAGCGGGAAGTAAACCAATTTCCTTAAAGCATCAGTTGCTATTAATTAAAGATAAGAAAGTAATTAGTGGTTTATTAACAACAGTATTTTGGATACTTGGTTACACAATGATCTTTGCCTATATTGCTCCGCTATTAAGCAATATAGCTGGCTTTTCTATAGAAGAGATTAGTACAGCTCTATTAATATTAGGCGTATTTGCTTTCATAGGCTCACGTGTTGGTGGATATGCAGTAGATAAGTGGGGACCTGTTCGTACCATTTCCATTAGTTTAATTGTTCACTCAACCGCCCTATTCGTATTAACGGTAACAGCTGCTTCACCAATTGGCGTTCTTCTTACCATTATGGTTTGGGGAATTGCTGCATGGGCAACAACTCCAGCTAATCAATTTTATTTGATGTCCTTAAAGCCACAATCTTCAGAAGTAGTCTTAAGCTATAATACTGCACTAATGAATATAGGTATGACATTAGGCGCAGGTTTAGGCGGAGTGTTCATTAAGTATATATCTGTTCAGAATTTAGGCTGGATTGGTGGATCCATGGTGTTACTGGCGCTAGTTATTGCATCTTTTTCGTTTAAGCTGACCCCAAAAAGACGAATCACTTAA
- a CDS encoding YhgE/Pip domain-containing protein, with amino-acid sequence MLKQKLVITLPIIVIAVIFVFSLTMIPSINPSPKNLPIAIVNEDQGAEVPNQGQVNRGDLIAQNLQAITSANPAQGQAIKWISVGSSDEVKAGLDNQEYYAALVIPKNFSTNQVSLRTPEPSSPQIHIYINQGMNTLASNMAGQILNQVVDGINTKLRTDLLASYDQLGGTVTTKQAAALASPIVKEVTNVNVTGANSASGNAPVSMFQPIWIGSIVGGMVFLLTRNKLIFATRKEKLRANMLQFIWGIVIALFAGYSLTWFADIWGLNIPQFNNTALFLSISFLSFFLMISAVFSWIGLSGSGIFMLFLFFGAPLLSMPPEFLSSFYQNWILSWLPMGFMVKGLREIFFFGNGLSMNHATTALVGIGLISLIVLLASSLKLSAKPKQEVELQTEI; translated from the coding sequence ATATTAAAACAAAAGTTAGTTATTACTTTACCTATCATTGTTATTGCTGTTATTTTTGTGTTTAGCCTTACCATGATACCTTCAATAAACCCATCGCCTAAAAACCTCCCCATTGCCATAGTTAACGAGGACCAAGGCGCAGAGGTACCAAATCAGGGACAAGTAAATAGGGGTGATCTTATTGCACAAAATCTACAGGCGATTACATCTGCAAATCCAGCTCAAGGGCAAGCCATTAAATGGATTTCCGTTGGAAGCAGCGACGAAGTAAAAGCGGGACTAGACAATCAAGAGTACTACGCCGCACTAGTTATCCCAAAGAATTTTAGTACCAACCAAGTATCGCTTCGTACGCCTGAACCCTCTTCGCCACAAATCCATATTTATATCAATCAAGGCATGAATACTTTGGCTTCGAATATGGCGGGGCAAATATTAAATCAAGTTGTCGACGGCATCAATACTAAACTGCGTACGGACCTATTAGCGTCCTATGATCAACTCGGAGGAACGGTAACAACTAAACAAGCTGCCGCATTAGCAAGCCCAATAGTGAAGGAAGTTACCAATGTTAATGTAACTGGTGCGAATAGCGCTAGTGGGAATGCTCCCGTTTCTATGTTCCAGCCTATATGGATTGGAAGCATAGTTGGCGGCATGGTATTCCTATTAACAAGGAATAAACTGATATTTGCTACTCGCAAGGAAAAGCTAAGGGCTAATATGCTTCAATTTATATGGGGCATTGTTATCGCACTGTTTGCAGGCTATTCACTCACATGGTTTGCCGATATTTGGGGGCTAAATATTCCACAATTCAACAATACCGCTTTGTTTTTGTCTATAAGCTTTTTATCCTTTTTCCTTATGATATCTGCTGTTTTTTCTTGGATTGGTTTAAGTGGGAGTGGCATTTTTATGCTTTTCTTGTTCTTTGGGGCTCCGCTATTGTCAATGCCTCCGGAGTTTTTGTCGTCATTCTATCAGAATTGGATCTTATCCTGGTTACCAATGGGATTCATGGTGAAGGGGTTACGTGAAATCTTCTTCTTTGGAAACGGTCTAAGCATGAACCATGCCACAACTGCCCTAGTCGGAATCGGCCTAATTAGCCTTATCGTATTGTTAGCATCTTCCCTCAAGCTTTCCGCCAAGCCAAAGCAGGAAGTAGAATTGCAAACAGAAATTTGA
- a CDS encoding carboxypeptidase-like regulatory domain-containing protein, with product MRRRLTLLLLTSIVAASMLLAGCTDNNNNAEQAPTTTTTEQTSTQASIELEQTAFPLIAWKMDNSHLIPVKGKVLSDGKPVVGVEVGITGKRMMTTDENGSFELLVDQSIPQSIPLQISSTEQATIDGKALGSSAQEKLKVAVSHIDVYYPIQITEVKADSSNPEKVEVHARAKVEEGQTFPKISLDKYAIQGTVKDANGNPVEGAMVSIIRDNGEGFSRSQPSNAKGEYRLFYSPEEDEDLILNVHVGETRYTLPENKVYRFPDETSVNTDITLPETGTVITDKPPTLVSKAAKGAQYWAQVIGLSVDPSVEYTISLPQEDGSFVLKIDKAEWDKSPKFYQTQMRHFSETEMKEGDFIPSTWIPAPSKGDPAGIAPQSL from the coding sequence ATGCGCCGAAGATTGACACTATTGCTGTTAACAAGCATCGTAGCAGCAAGTATGCTACTAGCTGGCTGTACAGACAACAATAATAATGCTGAGCAAGCACCGACAACAACAACGACAGAACAAACTTCTACTCAGGCATCCATTGAATTGGAGCAAACTGCTTTCCCCCTCATAGCATGGAAAATGGACAACTCCCATCTTATACCTGTCAAAGGGAAAGTGCTATCAGACGGCAAACCAGTTGTGGGAGTCGAGGTTGGAATAACAGGCAAACGTATGATGACGACTGATGAGAACGGTTCGTTCGAATTGTTAGTTGATCAAAGTATTCCGCAAAGTATTCCTTTGCAAATCTCCAGCACGGAGCAGGCGACAATTGATGGTAAAGCGCTTGGAAGCTCTGCTCAAGAAAAGTTAAAGGTAGCAGTTAGCCATATTGACGTTTACTATCCCATTCAAATAACGGAAGTTAAAGCTGATTCAAGTAATCCCGAGAAGGTAGAAGTCCACGCACGGGCTAAAGTTGAAGAGGGCCAAACCTTTCCTAAAATATCTCTGGACAAATATGCGATCCAAGGAACAGTGAAGGATGCGAATGGAAATCCAGTTGAAGGCGCAATGGTTAGCATTATACGTGATAATGGAGAAGGGTTTTCTCGTTCTCAGCCTTCTAATGCAAAGGGAGAGTACAGATTGTTTTATTCTCCAGAAGAAGATGAGGATTTGATATTGAATGTCCATGTTGGAGAAACGAGATATACGCTGCCGGAAAATAAAGTATATAGGTTTCCTGACGAAACAAGTGTAAATACCGACATCACTCTTCCAGAAACAGGAACAGTTATTACTGATAAACCGCCGACTTTAGTGAGCAAGGCAGCTAAGGGTGCTCAATATTGGGCTCAGGTAATAGGCTTGTCCGTAGATCCGTCTGTCGAGTATACAATCAGCCTGCCTCAAGAAGATGGTTCATTCGTTCTTAAGATCGATAAAGCAGAATGGGATAAATCACCAAAATTTTACCAAACGCAAATGAGACATTTCTCTGAAACAGAGATGAAAGAAGGGGACTTTATCCCATCAACCTGGATTCCAGCTCCTAGTAAAGGTGATCCAGCCGGAATCGCTCCTCAATCACTTTAA
- a CDS encoding S-layer homology domain-containing protein has protein sequence MTNRSFGFTEEAAISFSDVSTGTWVHPKVAKAVKADYVTGYANGTIGVGKPITRQEVAAIVDRLLGLSKTERAATAFTDSSAIAFFITNKH, from the coding sequence TTGACTAATAGATCCTTTGGATTTACGGAAGAGGCAGCAATTTCATTTAGTGATGTTTCAACAGGTACTTGGGTACATCCCAAGGTGGCAAAAGCAGTAAAGGCAGACTACGTTACTGGATATGCTAACGGAACGATTGGCGTGGGTAAGCCCATTACACGGCAAGAGGTTGCGGCAATCGTGGACCGTCTTTTAGGTCTTTCTAAAACAGAAAGGGCAGCTACTGCTTTTACCGATTCAAGTGCTATCGCTTTTTTCATTACAAACAAACATTGA
- a CDS encoding TetR/AcrR family transcriptional regulator, whose amino-acid sequence MRNLRKEQAAETREKLLEAAKTLFAEKGYHATPVRAINRKIDKGDGILYHYFPGGKREILSVLLHESFEYKRNEIKLIHENIGAMTIRDALAAILNRMNELFISDLELIRIMFRENHLLESDETKQLSDFVQGQIHLLAGFLRRSHEKGEIKNLNFKLAARQFLSMGMQGRIGQAVGINLIDDDGDINKYTEDIIDFSLDLWKKP is encoded by the coding sequence GTGCGTAATCTGCGAAAGGAGCAGGCAGCTGAAACTCGGGAAAAGCTTTTAGAAGCTGCGAAGACTCTGTTTGCTGAAAAAGGTTACCACGCTACTCCTGTTCGTGCAATAAACCGTAAAATTGATAAGGGGGATGGGATACTTTATCATTACTTTCCTGGCGGTAAGCGTGAGATTCTGTCCGTATTATTACATGAGAGTTTTGAATACAAAAGAAATGAAATTAAGCTCATTCACGAAAATATAGGAGCTATGACAATTAGAGATGCTCTGGCTGCCATTCTCAACAGAATGAATGAGTTGTTTATAAGCGATTTGGAATTAATAAGAATTATGTTCCGAGAAAACCATCTTCTCGAATCTGATGAAACCAAACAGCTTTCTGACTTCGTTCAAGGGCAAATCCATTTATTAGCCGGTTTCTTAAGAAGAAGTCATGAAAAAGGAGAAATCAAAAACTTAAATTTTAAATTAGCAGCTAGACAATTCCTGTCAATGGGTATGCAAGGCAGAATTGGTCAAGCCGTCGGTATTAATCTTATTGATGATGATGGAGATATCAATAAGTACACTGAGGATATCATCGATTTCTCATTAGATTTATGGAAAAAACCTTGA
- a CDS encoding GNAT family N-acetyltransferase has translation MIELHSEYYNIAEPFFSNKKSYMPALAVINGNYPGRVFVDNDQAPNLAIVWAIGRWMYFEGSLSSPNNKIEVSDFLQNVVIPDCRERNTNWFEIYTSDDEQWVDLFLDYTHFLEVNKHNESVYTLNLQKFNQVKDAITSLEDDVEINRIDFDILPESFHHFPYILNEFKTKKSAGIELKKANQVITICKSNGFSYGNEYFIDVDTFTIEERRKGYATIAAIQLIDQLLASEMYPLWETTHENIPSHKLALRLGFEVHDNYPVYSFIMKT, from the coding sequence ATGATAGAACTGCATTCAGAATATTATAATATTGCGGAACCCTTTTTTAGTAATAAAAAGAGCTATATGCCGGCTTTAGCAGTAATTAACGGAAATTATCCTGGTAGAGTATTCGTTGATAACGATCAGGCACCCAATCTTGCCATTGTTTGGGCTATTGGCAGATGGATGTATTTCGAGGGAAGCCTATCATCGCCAAATAACAAAATAGAAGTGAGCGATTTCCTACAGAATGTTGTTATTCCGGACTGTAGAGAACGCAATACAAATTGGTTTGAAATTTATACCTCGGATGATGAGCAGTGGGTTGACCTCTTTTTAGATTATACACACTTCTTGGAAGTGAATAAGCATAATGAATCCGTGTATACACTCAACTTGCAAAAGTTTAATCAAGTAAAAGATGCTATTACTTCATTAGAAGATGATGTCGAAATAAACAGAATAGATTTTGATATATTGCCGGAATCTTTTCATCATTTTCCATACATCCTCAATGAATTTAAGACTAAAAAAAGCGCTGGAATAGAATTAAAGAAAGCTAATCAAGTCATCACAATTTGTAAAAGTAATGGATTTAGTTATGGAAATGAATATTTTATTGATGTTGATACTTTTACGATAGAAGAGCGTAGGAAGGGATATGCAACAATTGCTGCAATCCAGTTAATTGACCAATTGCTTGCAAGTGAAATGTACCCTTTGTGGGAAACAACGCATGAAAATATTCCATCTCACAAGCTAGCTTTAAGGTTAGGTTTTGAAGTGCATGATAACTATCCCGTTTATTCGTTTATAATGAAGACATAA
- a CDS encoding 2-hydroxyacid dehydrogenase: MTRIKPICLVDSVIKLSSYDRDQLEGLFDVHFFGSQLPDKTQLRKCDVLLVHSRISDELIKCLDNCKYIGVRAHNTDYINSELARDMNIIVKGIPQVGQTSVAEHTFALIFAITKQLKMSHANIMNGKWKGQQKPNYELQGKKLGIIGYGEIGKQVGMIGRALGMEILVANKPGKHEDSALPLEDVVKESDIITLHLSNKDNKVFFDQAKIDMMKTSAILINTSRGSLLDYAALQNSLSNGRLFGAGLDVFPEEPLQETTICSLDNVFCTPHQAYFTEETLSLMNKHLIDNVRSFHLNNDA; the protein is encoded by the coding sequence GTGACGAGAATCAAACCAATTTGCTTAGTAGACTCGGTTATTAAATTATCAAGCTACGATAGGGATCAACTTGAGGGGCTTTTTGATGTTCATTTTTTTGGATCCCAATTGCCCGATAAGACCCAGCTGCGAAAGTGTGATGTATTACTTGTACATAGTCGAATCTCAGACGAATTAATTAAGTGCCTAGATAATTGCAAGTATATCGGAGTACGTGCACATAATACTGATTATATTAATTCAGAATTAGCTAGGGATATGAACATCATTGTTAAGGGTATCCCTCAAGTAGGCCAGACTTCAGTTGCTGAGCATACCTTTGCTTTAATATTTGCAATAACGAAACAATTGAAAATGTCACATGCAAACATCATGAATGGGAAATGGAAAGGTCAACAAAAGCCGAATTATGAATTACAAGGAAAGAAATTAGGGATAATCGGTTACGGAGAAATTGGCAAACAAGTAGGAATGATAGGTCGCGCACTGGGGATGGAAATCTTAGTAGCTAATAAACCAGGTAAGCATGAAGATAGTGCACTTCCACTAGAAGATGTCGTAAAAGAATCTGATATTATTACGTTACATTTGTCTAACAAAGATAATAAAGTGTTTTTTGATCAAGCCAAAATCGACATGATGAAGACGAGCGCGATTCTAATTAATACTTCAAGAGGAAGCTTGCTAGATTATGCTGCTTTACAAAACTCCTTAAGTAATGGAAGACTCTTTGGAGCGGGCCTAGATGTGTTTCCGGAAGAACCCTTACAAGAAACAACCATTTGCAGCCTAGATAATGTTTTTTGCACACCGCACCAGGCTTATTTTACAGAAGAAACCTTATCATTAATGAATAAGCATCTAATTGATAATGTAAGGAGTTTTCATCTCAATAACGATGCATAA
- a CDS encoding EAL domain-containing protein — translation MLGLELATAARKRNSTLYSVFQPLLQLNTGELAGYEALIRSTTNDTPECLFQFARSAGFLYELDVMSMKRSVSAYFAEMFDKNNSPLLFVNIFPSTLLNPSFSMFVCNEKSDST, via the coding sequence ATGTTAGGATTAGAACTTGCTACTGCAGCTCGCAAACGCAACTCAACTCTCTATTCCGTTTTCCAGCCTCTCTTACAGTTGAACACTGGAGAACTTGCCGGTTACGAAGCATTGATTCGATCAACGACAAACGATACTCCCGAGTGTTTGTTCCAATTCGCCCGATCGGCTGGTTTTTTGTATGAACTTGATGTTATGTCCATGAAACGATCTGTTTCAGCTTACTTCGCTGAAATGTTCGACAAGAACAATTCTCCCTTGTTGTTCGTAAACATTTTTCCGTCCACCTTGCTGAATCCGTCGTTCTCAATGTTTGTTTGTAATGAAAAAAGCGATAGCACTTGA
- a CDS encoding aminoglycoside adenylyltransferase domain-containing protein, with protein MKQQVVLESVVALLKEELSQSLTGIYLHGSMAMGCFNPTQSDIDILVIVKGKQSIATYKKIANQLINIEDEQKVIKGFELSIVLEEYAVDFVYPTPFEFHYSSFHREKYKTDENYFCGGDNDPDLAAHFVVTYHRGIVLFGNPIKEVFKPIENRFYIDSIKSDVDGAIEGITGNPVYFILNLPRVLLYLRESVISSKREAGEWALNEVPTEYIQLITNCLAKYNNEPESMSVSEETLLSYANYMLKEIENVMGENDYV; from the coding sequence TTGAAACAACAGGTTGTTTTGGAAAGCGTGGTTGCCCTTTTGAAAGAAGAATTGTCGCAATCGCTTACTGGCATCTATTTGCATGGTTCGATGGCCATGGGCTGTTTTAATCCCACTCAAAGCGATATAGATATATTGGTTATTGTTAAGGGAAAACAATCCATAGCCACCTATAAGAAAATTGCTAACCAACTTATTAATATTGAAGATGAACAGAAAGTCATTAAGGGATTTGAATTGAGCATAGTATTAGAGGAATATGCTGTTGATTTTGTATATCCAACACCGTTTGAATTTCATTATTCTTCTTTCCATAGAGAAAAATATAAAACAGATGAGAACTATTTCTGTGGAGGAGATAATGATCCTGATTTAGCAGCACATTTTGTTGTGACCTATCATCGTGGAATTGTATTATTCGGAAATCCAATTAAAGAAGTATTCAAGCCTATAGAGAATCGATTTTATATTGATTCAATAAAGTCTGATGTGGATGGGGCAATAGAAGGGATAACGGGTAATCCTGTTTATTTTATTTTAAATTTACCGAGAGTTCTGTTGTATTTGAGAGAGTCGGTCATTTCTTCAAAGAGAGAAGCGGGGGAATGGGCGTTAAACGAAGTACCCACTGAATATATTCAATTAATCACTAATTGCCTCGCCAAGTATAATAATGAACCGGAGAGCATGAGTGTAAGTGAGGAAACACTGTTAAGCTACGCCAATTATATGTTAAAAGAAATCGAAAACGTCATGGGGGAAAATGACTATGTCTAA
- a CDS encoding pyrroloquinoline quinone-dependent dehydrogenase: MSNKTLTVASAILAASLALSACTKSNNNEASPSASTSPSATASASASDSVSHTYGNFPSVNFDLGSTRHVPYTQITKENVNDLGIVWTADFKAIDSTIANGNQSFPIVQDGVMYVSTSKNNVFAFDAVSGKVIWQWKPDEAFKENTKNLYIVSNRGVVVAEGKVYMLLLDNRVVSIDAKTGKTVNTTVIADAVDGVTVDNGYYETAAPVYYNGNIYIGSSGGDNGVRGFVMAYKASDLSPAWDAPFWTVPPKGQDWLKNNKFNGGGTVWCPVTIDEETGMMYFGTGNPAPDMYGEDRPGANPYTDSVVALDSKTGKLIWANQEVSHDLWDYDAASTPMLIKAQVNGAERKLVVHGGKSGEWFAWDAVTGETFYNAVAFSKIDHPEPTKEGVLIYPGVWGGQNYAPETYDPESNYVLIPGIESPSFVTGYDGKPEEVTAFGTTVGETPAGIVPYGTVTAIDMNTGKIAYQNKTDHEMRGGFVSTATGLAFYGELNGKIRAIEIKTGKIVWEFQADGDNIMAPPAIFTQDDKAYMAITTGGKKPKVLVFALGGDKTQGTSSEEIQHGIENGGH; the protein is encoded by the coding sequence TTGAGTAACAAAACGCTTACCGTTGCAAGTGCAATCCTGGCAGCTAGTCTTGCCTTAAGTGCATGTACCAAATCGAACAACAATGAAGCATCTCCATCGGCTTCTACCTCACCGTCTGCAACAGCATCTGCGTCTGCTTCTGATTCAGTAAGCCATACGTATGGAAACTTCCCGTCAGTCAACTTTGATCTGGGAAGTACTAGACACGTACCTTACACACAAATTACTAAAGAAAACGTTAATGACTTGGGAATCGTCTGGACAGCAGATTTCAAAGCAATTGATTCGACCATTGCGAACGGAAACCAATCTTTCCCAATCGTACAGGACGGCGTCATGTATGTTTCGACGTCCAAGAATAATGTTTTTGCTTTCGACGCAGTATCAGGTAAGGTAATCTGGCAATGGAAGCCAGATGAAGCATTCAAAGAGAATACCAAAAACCTATACATCGTTTCCAATCGTGGCGTAGTTGTTGCGGAAGGAAAAGTATACATGCTCTTATTGGATAATCGTGTAGTATCTATCGATGCTAAGACTGGTAAAACCGTCAACACAACAGTTATAGCTGATGCTGTTGATGGAGTAACAGTGGACAACGGATATTATGAAACGGCTGCTCCTGTGTACTACAACGGCAATATCTATATCGGCAGCAGCGGTGGAGATAATGGCGTTCGTGGTTTCGTTATGGCTTACAAAGCAAGCGATCTATCACCGGCTTGGGACGCTCCATTCTGGACTGTACCTCCTAAAGGTCAAGATTGGCTGAAAAACAATAAGTTTAACGGTGGGGGTACAGTGTGGTGCCCAGTAACAATTGATGAAGAAACAGGAATGATGTATTTCGGCACTGGTAATCCGGCACCGGATATGTATGGTGAAGACCGCCCTGGTGCTAACCCTTACACAGACTCAGTAGTTGCTTTAGACAGCAAAACAGGTAAGCTGATTTGGGCAAATCAAGAAGTTAGCCATGATCTGTGGGATTATGACGCTGCATCTACTCCAATGCTGATTAAAGCACAGGTAAATGGAGCAGAACGTAAGCTTGTCGTTCACGGTGGGAAATCAGGTGAATGGTTTGCATGGGATGCAGTAACTGGTGAAACGTTTTATAATGCAGTGGCTTTCTCAAAAATTGATCATCCAGAACCGACTAAAGAAGGTGTCCTGATTTATCCGGGCGTCTGGGGCGGTCAGAACTATGCTCCAGAAACATATGATCCTGAATCAAACTATGTGCTTATTCCGGGTATTGAATCCCCATCATTTGTAACGGGATATGATGGCAAGCCAGAAGAAGTTACTGCGTTCGGTACAACTGTAGGAGAAACTCCAGCGGGTATTGTTCCTTACGGTACCGTTACAGCTATTGACATGAATACTGGTAAAATTGCTTATCAAAACAAGACCGATCACGAAATGCGCGGTGGCTTCGTAAGTACGGCTACAGGACTTGCCTTCTACGGTGAATTGAATGGTAAAATACGCGCTATTGAAATCAAAACGGGTAAGATCGTTTGGGAATTCCAGGCAGATGGCGATAACATCATGGCTCCACCAGCAATCTTCACTCAAGACGATAAAGCATATATGGCCATTACGACGGGCGGAAAAAAACCTAAGGTGTTAGTATTCGCTCTGGGCGGGGACAAAACTCAAGGTACATCTTCAGAGGAAATCCAGCACGGAATTGAAAATGGTGGACACTAA